A single window of Zea mays cultivar B73 chromosome 10, Zm-B73-REFERENCE-NAM-5.0, whole genome shotgun sequence DNA harbors:
- the LOC100285448 gene encoding EF hand family protein (The RefSeq protein has 1 substitution compared to this genomic sequence), producing the protein MNNIESSELRKVFQMFDKNGDGQITKKELGESLKNLGIHISDDELDATMDKIDANGDGCVDVEEFGKLYRSIVGEGQVDKHDEEEDMREAFNVFDQNGDGFITVEELRSVLSSLGLKQGRTAEDCRKMISKVDADGDGRVDFTEFKQMMRGGGFDALGT; encoded by the coding sequence ATGAACAGCATTGAATCGTCGGAGCTCAGGAAGGTGTTCCAAATGTTCGACAAGAATGGCGATGGCCAGATCACGAAGAAAGAGCTAGGGGAGTCGCTCAAGAACCTGGGCATCCACATCTCTGATGACGAGCTCGATGCCACGATGGACAAGATCGATGCCAATGGTGACGGGTGCGTAGACGTCGAGGAGTTCGGAAAGCTCTACCGCTCCATCGTCGGCGAGGGCCAAGTGGACAAGCACGACGAGGAAGAGGACATGCGGGAGGCATTCAACGTCTTCGACCAGAACGGTGACGGCTTCATCACCGTGGAGGAGCTGCGGTCTGTGCTGTCCAGCCTCGGCCTCAAGCAAGGTCGCACGGCCGAGGATTGCCGTAAGATGATCAGCAAGGTCGATGCCGACGGCGACGGGCGCGTCGACTTCACAGAGTTCAAGCAGATGATGCGCGGCGGCGGGTTTGATGCACTTGGTACATGA